In Paraburkholderia phenazinium, the following are encoded in one genomic region:
- a CDS encoding DNA translocase FtsK has protein sequence MAKAPYSASAQALPHRMSRLFTEIRWILQVALGVFLLMALVSYSRHDPSWTHAAQVDRIANWAGRVGAWTSDILLLLFGLSAYWWVVLLGRSISANYRRITRHEALPEDKPRDVTWLAEIFAFVLVLLASDGIEALRMWSLKVQLPRAPGGVIGEAVARGVSHALGFTGGTLALLVALAIGLSLYFRFSWLSVAERVGESIISAVTFARLRREAGRDRKLGEAAAVKREGKVEQGRVRIEEHEPVMIVPPVVTPAKSERVEKERQVPLFTDLPGDSTLPPISLLDAAPAAQETISPDTLEFTSRLIEKKLKDFGVEVSVVAAYPGPVVTRYEIEPATGVKGSQIVGLAKDLARSLSLVSIRVVETIPGKNFMALELPNQRRQTVSLSEILGSAVYADAASPLTMGLGKDIGGKPVCADLAKMPHLLVAGTTGSGKSVGINAMILSLLYKASAEQVRMILIDPKMLEMSVYEGIPHLLCPVVTDMRQAGHALNWAVAEMERRYKLMSKLGVRNLAGYNNKIDEATKREEKLPNPFSLTPDDPEPLSRLPNIVVVIDELADLMMVVGKKVEELIARIAQKARAAGIHLILATQRPSVDVITGLIKANVPTRMAFQVSSKIDSRTILDQQGAESLLGMGDMLYLPPGSGLPVRVHGAFVSDEEVHRVVEKLREQGEPNYIEGILEGGVTGDGDEGSAGAEGTGAAGGESDPLYDQAVEVVIKNRRASISLVQRHLRIGYNRAARLLEQMEQSGLVSAMSSNGNREILTPARETD, from the coding sequence ATGGCAAAAGCTCCTTATTCCGCGAGCGCGCAGGCATTGCCGCACCGTATGTCGCGCCTCTTCACCGAAATCCGTTGGATCCTGCAGGTTGCGCTCGGCGTTTTCCTGCTGATGGCGCTCGTCAGCTACAGCCGGCACGACCCGAGCTGGACGCACGCCGCCCAGGTCGACCGCATCGCCAACTGGGCCGGCCGCGTCGGCGCGTGGACGTCCGACATCCTGCTGCTCCTGTTCGGCCTGTCCGCTTACTGGTGGGTGGTGCTGCTCGGCCGCAGCATCTCGGCCAATTACCGTCGCATCACCCGTCACGAGGCGCTGCCCGAAGACAAGCCGCGTGATGTGACCTGGCTCGCCGAGATTTTCGCCTTCGTGCTGGTGTTGCTCGCCAGCGACGGCATCGAGGCGCTGCGCATGTGGTCGCTCAAGGTTCAACTGCCGCGCGCGCCGGGCGGCGTGATCGGCGAGGCTGTGGCGCGCGGTGTGTCGCACGCGCTCGGCTTCACGGGCGGCACTTTGGCATTGCTGGTGGCGCTCGCCATCGGTTTGTCGCTGTATTTCCGCTTTTCCTGGCTTTCCGTGGCCGAACGAGTCGGCGAATCGATCATTTCCGCCGTCACCTTTGCCCGTCTGCGCCGTGAAGCCGGTCGCGACCGCAAACTGGGCGAGGCCGCCGCCGTCAAGCGCGAAGGCAAGGTGGAGCAGGGCCGCGTGCGCATCGAAGAGCACGAGCCGGTCATGATCGTGCCACCGGTGGTCACGCCGGCTAAATCCGAGCGCGTCGAGAAAGAGCGTCAGGTGCCGCTGTTTACCGACCTGCCGGGCGATTCCACACTGCCGCCCATTTCGCTGCTCGATGCCGCGCCCGCCGCGCAGGAAACCATTTCTCCCGATACGCTCGAATTCACCTCGCGCCTGATCGAGAAGAAGCTGAAGGATTTCGGCGTCGAAGTGAGCGTGGTTGCCGCCTATCCGGGCCCGGTCGTCACGCGTTACGAAATCGAGCCCGCCACGGGTGTGAAGGGCAGCCAGATTGTCGGGCTGGCGAAGGATCTGGCGCGTTCGCTGTCGCTGGTATCGATTCGCGTGGTTGAAACCATCCCCGGCAAGAATTTCATGGCGCTGGAGTTGCCGAACCAGCGTCGTCAGACGGTGAGCCTCTCCGAGATTCTCGGCTCGGCCGTCTATGCCGACGCCGCTTCGCCGCTCACCATGGGTCTGGGCAAGGACATCGGCGGCAAGCCGGTGTGTGCCGACCTCGCCAAGATGCCACACCTGCTGGTGGCCGGTACCACCGGCTCGGGCAAGTCGGTGGGGATCAACGCGATGATCCTGTCGCTGCTCTACAAGGCGAGCGCCGAGCAGGTCCGGATGATCCTGATCGACCCGAAGATGCTCGAGATGAGCGTCTACGAAGGCATTCCGCATCTGCTTTGCCCGGTGGTCACGGACATGCGCCAGGCCGGTCACGCGCTGAACTGGGCGGTCGCCGAAATGGAGCGCCGCTACAAGCTGATGAGCAAGCTCGGCGTGCGTAACCTCGCCGGCTACAACAACAAGATCGACGAAGCCACCAAGCGCGAAGAAAAGCTGCCGAATCCGTTCAGCCTGACGCCGGACGATCCGGAACCGCTGTCGCGCCTGCCGAACATCGTGGTGGTGATCGACGAACTGGCCGACCTGATGATGGTGGTCGGCAAGAAGGTCGAAGAGCTGATTGCGCGGATCGCGCAGAAAGCCCGTGCGGCCGGCATCCACCTGATTCTGGCAACGCAGCGGCCTTCCGTCGACGTCATCACCGGCCTGATCAAGGCCAACGTGCCGACGCGGATGGCCTTCCAGGTGTCGTCGAAGATCGACTCGCGCACGATTCTGGACCAGCAGGGCGCGGAATCGCTGCTCGGCATGGGCGACATGCTCTATCTGCCGCCCGGCAGCGGCTTGCCGGTGCGGGTGCACGGCGCCTTCGTGTCCGATGAGGAAGTGCACCGCGTCGTCGAAAAACTCAGGGAGCAGGGCGAGCCGAACTATATCGAGGGCATCCTCGAGGGCGGCGTCACCGGCGACGGCGACGAAGGTTCCGCCGGCGCCGAGGGAACTGGAGCGGCCGGCGGCGAGTCGGACCCTCTATACGATCAGGCGGTGGAGGTCGTCATCAAGAATCGCCGCGCGTCGATTTCGCTGGTGCAGCGGCATTTGCGGATCGGCTACAACCGCGCCGCGCGCCTGCTCGAGCAAATGGAGCAATCCGGGCTCGTATCGGCGATGTCGTCGAACGGCAATCGCGAGATTCTCACGCCCGCGCGCGAAACCGATTAG
- the trxB gene encoding thioredoxin-disulfide reductase: MPATTTKHAKVLILGSGPAGYTAAVYAARANLNPVLVTGLAQGGQLMTTTDVENWPADANGVQGPELMARFLEHAERFNTEIIFDHIHTAKLDEKPIRLIGDSGEYTCDSLIIATGASAQYLGLPSEEAFMGKGVSACATCDGFFYKQQHVAVIGGGNTAVEEALYLAGIAKKVTVIHRRDKFRAEPILIDRLLAKQKEGLVDIKWNHVLDEVTGDQSGVTGLRIKDTKSGEKTDIALQGLFVAIGHKPNTDIFEGQLEMKNGYIITNGGLSGNATGTSVPGVFAAGDVQDHVYRQAITSAGTGCMAALDAQRYLETIDEMAGEHAMSAEAER; the protein is encoded by the coding sequence ATGCCCGCAACCACCACGAAACACGCCAAAGTCCTGATTCTCGGTTCCGGCCCCGCAGGCTATACCGCTGCCGTCTACGCGGCGCGCGCCAACCTGAATCCGGTGCTCGTCACGGGTCTGGCCCAGGGCGGCCAGCTGATGACCACGACGGACGTCGAAAACTGGCCGGCCGACGCGAACGGCGTGCAAGGCCCGGAACTGATGGCGCGTTTCCTCGAGCACGCCGAGCGCTTCAACACCGAGATCATCTTCGACCACATCCATACGGCGAAGCTCGACGAAAAGCCGATCCGTCTGATTGGCGACTCGGGCGAATACACCTGCGACTCGCTGATCATCGCGACCGGCGCGTCGGCGCAGTACCTCGGCCTGCCGTCGGAAGAGGCGTTCATGGGCAAGGGCGTGTCCGCCTGCGCGACCTGCGACGGTTTCTTCTACAAGCAGCAGCACGTAGCGGTGATCGGCGGCGGCAACACCGCAGTCGAGGAAGCCCTCTACCTCGCCGGCATCGCGAAGAAAGTGACGGTGATCCACCGCCGCGACAAGTTCCGCGCCGAGCCGATCCTGATCGACCGCCTGCTGGCCAAGCAGAAGGAAGGCCTCGTGGACATCAAGTGGAACCATGTGCTGGACGAAGTGACCGGCGATCAATCGGGCGTGACGGGCTTGCGCATCAAGGATACGAAGAGCGGCGAAAAGACGGATATCGCGCTGCAGGGCCTGTTTGTCGCGATCGGCCACAAGCCGAATACGGATATCTTCGAAGGCCAGCTGGAGATGAAGAACGGCTACATCATCACCAACGGCGGCCTGTCGGGCAACGCAACGGGTACCAGCGTGCCGGGCGTGTTTGCCGCGGGCGACGTGCAGGATCACGTGTATCGTCAGGCGATTACCAGCGCCGGCACGGGCTGTATGGCCGCACTGGATGCGCAGCGCTACCTCGAAACCATCGACGAGATGGCCGGCGAGCACGCGATGAGCGCGGAAGCCGAGCGTTAA
- a CDS encoding Smr/MutS family protein: protein MAKNRPHPGEPKRPRAAAVQPTPVPVAPSKPQIEPAAGLAGLGALRAALKGDAERRERDRAAAAVAQREASADADLFRREIGAVAPLVVPPRVPPARTPPSPVPTQTKLDEEAVLHEAISDEFDPEVLLETDETLSYCRPGVSQEVVRKLRRGAWIVQAQLDLHGMRREEAREALAEFIRESVKRGLRCLRVIHGKGLGSVGKEPVLKGKVRAWLVQKEEVIAFCQARAHDGGAGAVLVLLQPGAQVAHPKP, encoded by the coding sequence ATGGCAAAGAATCGGCCTCATCCTGGCGAACCCAAACGTCCCCGCGCGGCGGCTGTGCAGCCGACGCCGGTGCCGGTTGCGCCGTCTAAACCGCAGATCGAGCCGGCAGCCGGGCTCGCCGGTCTGGGTGCTCTGCGTGCCGCGCTAAAAGGCGATGCCGAGCGACGTGAGCGCGACCGCGCCGCGGCGGCTGTGGCACAGCGTGAAGCGTCGGCGGATGCCGATCTGTTCCGGCGGGAGATTGGCGCGGTTGCGCCCCTGGTGGTGCCGCCCAGGGTGCCGCCGGCGCGCACGCCGCCCTCGCCTGTGCCCACGCAAACCAAGCTCGATGAAGAGGCTGTCCTGCATGAGGCGATTTCGGATGAGTTCGATCCGGAGGTGTTGCTTGAGACCGATGAGACGCTTTCGTATTGCCGGCCTGGAGTGAGTCAGGAGGTGGTGCGCAAGCTGCGGCGCGGCGCGTGGATTGTGCAGGCCCAGTTGGATCTGCATGGGATGCGGCGTGAAGAGGCGCGTGAGGCGCTGGCGGAATTCATTCGCGAGTCGGTCAAGCGCGGGCTGCGTTGCCTGCGCGTGATTCATGGCAAGGGGCTTGGGTCGGTCGGCAAGGAGCCTGTGCTGAAGGGCAAGGTTCGGGCCTGGCTCGTGCAGAAGGAAGAGGTCATTGCGTTCTGCCAGGCAAGAGCGCATGACGGCGGCGCCGGCGCTGTGCTCGTGCTGTTGCAGCCGGGGGCGCAGGTCGCTCATCCCAAACCGTGA
- a CDS encoding trimeric intracellular cation channel family protein codes for MHPRLTLALTIMEALAIFAYAISGFIEARTRQLDAVGTFLVAMATAFGGGTVRDVLLERRPFYWVEHQPYVIAIFVMSLFAPMLLKMTSKLLSERVLLVADAVGLGLFSISGTSMALDAQMPWFTSVMIGVLAGVFGGVIRDVLCNEVPLILKDSRPYATCAFVGCWLYLLLDYFNFDSVYSVLIATAFILLARLATFKFNVRLPH; via the coding sequence ATGCATCCGAGGCTTACCCTCGCGCTCACCATCATGGAGGCGCTGGCGATCTTCGCCTACGCGATCTCCGGTTTTATTGAAGCGCGCACGCGGCAGCTCGATGCGGTCGGGACGTTTCTGGTGGCGATGGCGACGGCCTTCGGTGGTGGGACCGTGCGCGATGTGCTGCTGGAGCGCAGGCCGTTTTATTGGGTCGAGCATCAACCGTATGTAATCGCGATCTTTGTGATGTCGCTGTTCGCGCCGATGCTGTTGAAGATGACGTCGAAGCTGTTGTCCGAGCGGGTGTTGTTGGTGGCGGATGCGGTTGGGCTGGGGCTCTTTAGCATCTCGGGTACTTCGATGGCGCTCGACGCGCAGATGCCGTGGTTTACGTCGGTGATGATCGGGGTTCTGGCTGGGGTGTTCGGCGGCGTGATTCGCGATGTGCTTTGCAATGAAGTGCCGCTGATTTTGAAGGATTCGCGACCGTATGCGACCTGCGCGTTTGTTGGATGCTGGTTGTATCTACTGCTGGATTACTTCAACTTCGATAGCGTATATAGCGTGCTGATCGCCACTGCGTTCATCCTGCTGGCGCGACTTGCGACGTTCAAATTCAATGTCCGTTTGCCGCATTGA
- a CDS encoding IclR family transcriptional regulator, with the protein MSAPESSRARGVDRVVGIFRQLHIARRPMTMRELIEATGAPRSSIYELVTILTEAGWLETTVDGSVFFGREMHYYGADYAVHNDLISRAHQAILALVRNHDETAQLCMLEGNKYTVVLSENSSRPFNISSDIGVKVPIPWTATGRLLLAHLRADEIRALIPDEDFVLDNGRRVEFEDFLRDVERAAEQGYCCTEGLSHTFRYCMAAPIRDRTGLPVAALCFMTSRDTNPEKRATMLEDLIRSSKALSQPYVRL; encoded by the coding sequence ATGTCAGCACCAGAGTCATCAAGAGCGCGAGGCGTTGACCGCGTCGTCGGCATTTTCAGGCAACTGCATATCGCGCGTCGTCCGATGACGATGCGCGAACTGATTGAGGCGACCGGCGCGCCGCGCTCCAGCATCTACGAACTGGTCACCATTCTCACGGAAGCAGGATGGCTGGAGACAACGGTCGACGGTAGTGTCTTTTTCGGCCGTGAAATGCATTACTACGGCGCCGACTACGCGGTGCATAACGATCTGATCAGTCGCGCCCACCAGGCCATCCTCGCGCTGGTCAGAAACCACGACGAGACCGCGCAGTTGTGCATGCTGGAGGGCAACAAGTACACCGTGGTTTTGTCCGAGAACAGTTCGCGGCCGTTCAACATCAGTTCCGACATTGGCGTGAAGGTGCCGATTCCGTGGACCGCGACGGGCCGCCTGTTGCTCGCACATCTGCGCGCGGACGAGATTCGCGCGCTGATCCCGGACGAAGACTTTGTCCTCGATAACGGAAGGCGCGTTGAATTTGAGGATTTTCTGCGCGACGTCGAACGTGCCGCTGAACAGGGTTACTGTTGCACCGAAGGTCTTTCGCACACCTTTCGATACTGCATGGCAGCGCCGATACGCGATCGAACCGGTCTTCCCGTCGCGGCGCTTTGCTTTATGACGAGCCGCGACACGAATCCGGAAAAGCGCGCCACGATGCTGGAAGACCTCATCAGGTCGTCGAAAGCGTTATCGCAGCCGTATGTCCGTTTGTAG
- a CDS encoding amino acid ABC transporter ATP-binding protein → MTATTSIATSRPIINLAGVSKSFGATQVLKEINLDVRPGEVLVLIGASGSGKSTVLRIMSGLETADTGEVWVNEVPLHDARRAKEIRGHVGMVFQQFNLFPHKTALGNVTLALIKARKMSPADARKRAMDALDRVGLADRADHYPSQLSGGQQQRVAIARALAVEPGIMFFDEATSALDPELVGEVTEVMRGLARDGMTMVVVTHEMGFARKTADRVVFMDKGVIAEQGAPEDIFVNPQNERTRQFLHRVLDH, encoded by the coding sequence ATGACCGCTACTACCTCTATCGCCACTTCCAGGCCCATCATCAACCTCGCCGGCGTCAGCAAGTCCTTCGGCGCTACGCAGGTCCTGAAGGAAATCAATCTCGATGTGCGACCTGGTGAAGTGCTCGTGCTGATCGGCGCATCCGGTTCTGGAAAGAGCACGGTGCTGCGCATCATGAGCGGTCTGGAAACGGCCGACACAGGTGAGGTCTGGGTCAACGAGGTGCCGCTGCACGACGCTCGCCGCGCCAAAGAGATTCGCGGTCACGTGGGCATGGTGTTTCAGCAATTCAACCTGTTTCCGCACAAGACCGCGCTTGGCAACGTGACGCTCGCGCTGATCAAGGCACGCAAGATGAGTCCGGCGGACGCGCGCAAGCGTGCGATGGACGCGCTCGATCGCGTGGGTCTCGCCGACCGTGCCGATCACTATCCTAGCCAGCTCTCAGGCGGCCAGCAGCAGCGCGTGGCGATTGCCAGAGCATTGGCGGTCGAGCCGGGCATCATGTTCTTCGACGAGGCCACCTCCGCGCTCGACCCGGAACTGGTCGGCGAAGTGACCGAGGTCATGCGCGGATTGGCGCGCGACGGCATGACGATGGTTGTCGTCACCCACGAAATGGGTTTTGCGCGCAAGACTGCTGATCGCGTCGTGTTCATGGATAAAGGCGTGATCGCGGAGCAGGGCGCGCCCGAGGATATCTTCGTGAACCCGCAGAACGAACGTACCCGGCAGTTCCTGCACCGCGTGCTCGACCATTGA
- a CDS encoding amino acid ABC transporter permease, with product MSSELLTTSLAILIQGLVATLLLSAASIVGGTLIGLLAAVLRSFGPWGTPRIARLYTELFRGTPVLITLMFIYFGVSYFGYAIDVFAAGVVGLSVYQGAYIAEIFRSGIEAVPKGQWEVSQILGLSKTQAFFSVALPQTGKIVIPPLVGQYLSLIKDTSIVSMIGMSELMHAGQAIVDRVGKPVEIYGLVAVLYFVVCFPLSQWVRHHDRRRSLLS from the coding sequence ATGTCAAGCGAATTGCTCACGACCAGCCTCGCGATCCTGATTCAGGGTCTGGTGGCGACACTGCTTCTGTCCGCGGCGTCGATCGTCGGTGGAACGCTGATCGGGCTGCTGGCAGCCGTCCTAAGGTCATTCGGACCATGGGGCACGCCGCGTATCGCCAGGCTCTATACCGAACTGTTCCGCGGCACACCTGTGCTGATCACGCTGATGTTCATCTATTTCGGCGTGTCGTACTTCGGTTATGCAATCGATGTCTTTGCAGCCGGTGTGGTGGGTTTGAGCGTCTATCAAGGCGCCTACATTGCCGAGATATTCCGCTCGGGCATCGAAGCCGTGCCTAAAGGACAGTGGGAGGTGTCGCAGATCCTCGGGCTCAGCAAGACGCAGGCATTCTTTTCGGTGGCGTTGCCACAGACCGGGAAGATCGTCATACCGCCTCTCGTCGGCCAGTACTTGTCGCTTATCAAGGATACGTCGATCGTCAGCATGATCGGCATGTCGGAATTGATGCACGCGGGTCAGGCTATCGTCGACCGGGTCGGCAAACCGGTTGAGATATATGGCCTCGTTGCCGTGCTGTATTTCGTTGTGTGCTTTCCACTTTCGCAGTGGGTGCGCCACCATGATCGTAGAAGGAGCCTGTTGTCATGA
- a CDS encoding amino acid ABC transporter permease has protein sequence MSYEWLTLAGYWNDFVRAAWLTLQITVLAFILALLLGLLTALASASRARLLRAIASAYIEAIRNTPVLLQIFIVFFGLPSLGITLNAYAAGVIALGVNVGAYLAEVFRAGIQSVPRGQLEAASILGLGRSQIFVEVVLPQAARAVYPAIVNNLIQLLLGTSLLSAIALPELSGTATVINARTLLYIQTFTITLIAYLVLSNVLSWAAGQVSVRVFHPPLVLKKRPRRAFFFARQTDRT, from the coding sequence ATGAGCTATGAATGGCTGACCCTTGCGGGCTATTGGAACGATTTCGTTCGCGCGGCGTGGCTGACGCTTCAGATCACGGTGCTGGCCTTCATCCTTGCGCTGCTGCTCGGTTTGCTGACGGCGCTGGCCAGCGCATCGCGCGCCAGACTGTTGCGCGCGATCGCGAGTGCCTATATCGAAGCGATCCGTAATACGCCGGTGTTGCTGCAGATCTTCATCGTGTTCTTTGGTTTGCCATCGCTCGGCATCACGTTGAATGCCTATGCCGCCGGTGTCATTGCGTTAGGGGTGAATGTCGGTGCGTACCTGGCTGAGGTGTTCCGTGCGGGCATCCAGTCCGTGCCGCGCGGTCAACTGGAGGCGGCGTCGATCCTCGGCCTGGGGCGCTCGCAGATCTTCGTCGAAGTGGTGCTGCCGCAGGCCGCGCGTGCCGTTTATCCGGCGATCGTCAACAACCTGATTCAGTTGCTGCTCGGCACATCGCTTCTGTCGGCGATCGCGCTACCGGAACTGAGCGGAACGGCGACGGTGATCAACGCACGTACGCTGCTCTACATCCAGACCTTCACGATTACGTTGATCGCCTATCTGGTACTCAGCAATGTCCTGTCGTGGGCGGCGGGCCAGGTGAGCGTCCGTGTCTTTCATCCACCGCTCGTACTGAAGAAACGTCCGCGCCGCGCGTTCTTTTTCGCGCGACAGACCGATCGCACCTGA
- a CDS encoding ABC transporter substrate-binding protein — protein sequence MRIIRESARFACLFAVAGLLVFAGCTKIATPDQGGVADSTLKQVLQRGTLRVGDCLTFAPFGFYNKDGQPDGYDVDLAKELARQMGVKLEVVNTTSANRIPNLQTSKVDVVFCNFTRNLERAKEISFTNPYVVASEALLVKKSSGIKSINDMSNRTIATVKGSTNGDEVRSLNMQVKIQEFDSSEAAILAVKQGQADAMIEDNNFLAYQATLDPDLTVTNEALVPLEYNAFGVKQGDQVWLDYLNLFLFNTNASKLNAQLYKKWFGTDPRFPLNPQY from the coding sequence ATGAGAATCATCAGGGAAAGCGCAAGATTCGCGTGTTTGTTCGCTGTGGCCGGTCTATTGGTGTTTGCCGGTTGCACGAAGATCGCTACGCCAGATCAGGGCGGCGTCGCCGATTCGACACTCAAACAGGTCCTGCAGCGCGGTACCTTGCGCGTGGGCGATTGTTTGACTTTCGCGCCGTTCGGCTTCTACAACAAGGATGGCCAGCCCGACGGTTACGACGTCGACCTCGCGAAAGAACTGGCCAGGCAAATGGGCGTCAAGCTCGAAGTCGTGAATACGACGAGCGCTAACCGCATTCCGAACCTGCAAACCAGCAAGGTGGACGTGGTGTTCTGCAACTTCACCCGCAACCTCGAGCGGGCGAAGGAAATCTCCTTTACGAACCCGTACGTGGTGGCGAGCGAAGCGCTGCTGGTGAAAAAGAGCAGCGGCATCAAGTCCATCAACGACATGTCGAATCGCACGATTGCAACCGTCAAGGGCTCGACGAACGGTGACGAAGTGCGCTCGCTGAACATGCAGGTCAAGATTCAGGAGTTCGACAGTTCGGAGGCTGCGATCCTTGCGGTCAAACAAGGCCAGGCCGACGCGATGATCGAGGACAACAACTTTCTCGCGTATCAGGCAACGCTCGATCCGGACCTGACTGTGACCAACGAAGCGCTCGTTCCGCTCGAATACAACGCGTTCGGCGTCAAGCAGGGGGACCAGGTCTGGCTCGATTACCTGAACCTGTTCCTGTTCAATACCAACGCTTCCAAGCTGAACGCACAGCTCTACAAGAAGTGGTTCGGCACAGATCCGCGCTTCCCGCTTAATCCGCAGTACTGA
- the zwf gene encoding glucose-6-phosphate dehydrogenase: protein MAKISPGVGPRFPQVVVLFGATGDLARRKLLPGLFHLSNAGFIPGCRIIAVALDDIEADQFRRTAREALDEFSSRPIVETEWNTFAAHLDYLSLAAGAEALKVAVERAEQTFEGECRRLHYLSVPPNAALSAVGMLKEAGLVERSRIIMEKPFGTDLASSVSLNARLHEVFEEEQIFRIDHFLGKEPAQNILAFRFANGLFEPIWNRNFIDHVQIDVPETLGLGKRAGFYEQTGAFRDMVVTHLFQILAFMAMEPPTSLEPAPISEEKNKVFRSMLPIQPSDVVRGQYTGYRAEDGVNPESETETFIALKCSIDNWRWAGVPFYLRTGKRLAEGQRIISIAFREPPKSMFPAGSGVGAQGPDHLTFDLADASKMSLSFYGKRPGPGMRLDKLSLQFAMHDTGMIGDVLEAYERLILDAMRGDRTLFTTAEGIERLWQVSTALIESPPPVRFYSPGSWGPNAIHQLVAPRAWRLPFERAWRDPNKLGS, encoded by the coding sequence ATGGCGAAGATCTCCCCAGGCGTGGGTCCGCGGTTTCCGCAAGTCGTCGTGCTCTTCGGCGCCACCGGCGATCTGGCGCGACGCAAGTTATTGCCCGGCTTATTCCATCTCTCGAATGCGGGCTTCATTCCAGGTTGCCGGATCATTGCGGTCGCGCTCGATGACATCGAAGCGGATCAGTTTCGCCGGACGGCCCGTGAAGCACTCGATGAGTTTTCTTCTCGCCCGATCGTCGAGACGGAATGGAACACCTTTGCGGCCCACCTCGACTATCTGTCGCTGGCTGCAGGTGCAGAGGCGCTTAAGGTTGCGGTTGAACGTGCCGAGCAGACCTTCGAAGGCGAGTGCCGGCGACTGCACTATCTGAGCGTACCGCCGAACGCGGCCTTATCCGCAGTCGGCATGCTCAAGGAAGCGGGCCTCGTCGAGCGCTCGCGGATCATCATGGAAAAACCCTTCGGCACCGATCTGGCAAGCTCGGTGTCATTGAATGCCAGGCTGCACGAAGTATTCGAGGAAGAGCAGATTTTCCGCATCGACCACTTCCTTGGCAAAGAGCCGGCGCAAAACATTCTGGCGTTCCGCTTTGCGAATGGGCTTTTCGAACCTATCTGGAATCGCAACTTTATCGATCACGTTCAGATCGACGTCCCCGAGACGCTAGGGCTCGGTAAGCGCGCGGGATTCTACGAGCAGACCGGGGCGTTTCGCGACATGGTGGTCACTCACCTGTTCCAGATTCTCGCGTTTATGGCGATGGAGCCTCCCACATCACTGGAGCCAGCGCCGATCAGCGAGGAGAAGAACAAGGTCTTTCGCAGCATGTTGCCAATTCAACCTTCTGATGTCGTGCGAGGGCAGTACACGGGTTATCGAGCTGAGGATGGGGTCAATCCGGAGTCGGAGACTGAGACCTTTATTGCGTTGAAGTGCTCCATCGACAACTGGCGTTGGGCTGGTGTGCCGTTCTATCTCCGGACCGGGAAGCGGCTGGCCGAAGGACAACGGATTATTTCTATTGCGTTTCGCGAGCCGCCCAAGAGTATGTTTCCGGCGGGGTCGGGGGTGGGCGCGCAGGGGCCGGATCATTTGACTTTTGATCTGGCGGATGCTTCGAAGATGTCGCTTTCGTTTTATGGCAAGCGGCCTGGGCCTGGGATGCGGCTGGATAAGCTCAGCTTGCAGTTCGCCATGCATGACACTGGCATGATCGGGGATGTGCTTGAGGCCTACGAGAGGTTGATTCTTGATGCGATGCGGGGTGATCGCACGTTGTTCACAACCGCGGAAGGGATTGAGCGGTTGTGGCAAGTTTCGACCGCGTTGATTGAATCGCCTCCGCCGGTTCGGTTTTATTCACCGGGATCGTGGGGGCCCAATGCGATTCATCAGCTTGTCGCGCCGCGGGCGTGGCGGTTGCCGTTTGAGCGGGCCTGGCGGGATCCGAATAAGTTGGGGAGTTGA